In Prochlorococcus marinus str. MIT 1214, one DNA window encodes the following:
- the hemB gene encoding porphobilinogen synthase: MDLTYRPRRLRRTNSLRDMVREHSVSASDFIYPLFVHEGSDIQEIAAMPGAFRWSMDSLVDEVKRAWNLGIRCVVLFPKVPEELKTEDGAECFNEKGLIPRAIERLKIEIPEMCIMTDVALDPYSCDGHDGIVSNQGIILNDETVDYLCKQAVVQAQSGADLIGPSDMMDGRVGAIREALDDEGFEHVGIISYTAKYASAYYGPFREALDSAPRSLSNKPIPKNKNTYQMDPANAREAITEAQLDEQEGSDILMVKPGLAYLDIIYRLREESELPIAAYNVSGEYSMVKAAAQRGWIDEKAIVLETLLSFKRAGANLILTYHACDAAGWLKEQ; this comes from the coding sequence ATGGATCTTACTTATCGGCCCCGTCGTCTTCGAAGAACAAACTCTTTAAGAGATATGGTTAGAGAGCATAGTGTCTCTGCTTCTGACTTTATTTACCCTCTTTTTGTTCATGAAGGTTCAGATATTCAAGAAATAGCAGCGATGCCAGGTGCATTTCGCTGGTCAATGGATAGCTTGGTTGATGAAGTTAAACGTGCTTGGAATCTAGGTATTAGATGTGTCGTTCTATTTCCAAAAGTTCCGGAAGAGCTGAAAACAGAAGATGGAGCTGAATGTTTTAATGAAAAAGGTTTAATACCAAGGGCTATTGAAAGATTGAAAATAGAGATACCTGAAATGTGCATCATGACTGATGTCGCTTTAGATCCTTATTCTTGTGATGGTCATGATGGAATAGTTAGTAATCAAGGAATAATTTTGAATGATGAAACCGTTGATTATTTATGTAAACAAGCAGTGGTCCAAGCACAATCAGGAGCAGATTTAATTGGACCTAGCGACATGATGGATGGAAGAGTAGGAGCTATAAGAGAAGCCTTGGATGATGAAGGTTTTGAACATGTAGGAATAATTAGTTACACCGCAAAATATGCATCTGCCTATTACGGGCCTTTTAGAGAAGCTTTAGATTCTGCCCCTAGATCATTATCAAATAAGCCTATACCGAAAAATAAAAATACCTATCAGATGGATCCAGCGAATGCCAGAGAAGCCATAACAGAAGCTCAACTTGATGAACAAGAGGGATCGGACATCCTAATGGTTAAACCTGGTTTGGCTTACTTAGATATTATTTATCGTTTAAGGGAAGAATCAGAATTACCAATCGCTGCATATAACGTTAGTGGAGAGTATTCAATGGTTAAAGCTGCTGCTCAAAGAGGTTGGATTGATGAAAAGGCAATAGTTTTAGAAACTTTATTGAGTTTTAAAAGAGCTGGAGCAAATCTGATCCTTACGTATCATGCGTGTGATGCCGCAGGATGGTTAAAAGAACAATAG
- a CDS encoding VOC family protein: MLEKHSDLNNERVHRLGHVAIRVDDVDRAKSFYLSLGMKLVWDDPDWCYLETGEHKDGLALLGPSYKAAGPHFAFHFTKKDEIERIHSSLKNQGVQVGALHDHRDGTSSFYLKDTEGNWLEMLYHPSTGIPTNQ; this comes from the coding sequence ATGCTAGAAAAACACTCTGACTTAAATAATGAAAGAGTTCATCGGCTCGGCCATGTAGCTATAAGAGTGGATGATGTTGATAGGGCTAAAAGTTTTTATTTGAGCTTGGGAATGAAGCTTGTGTGGGATGATCCTGATTGGTGTTACTTAGAGACAGGAGAGCACAAAGATGGCCTAGCTTTGCTCGGTCCGAGCTATAAAGCGGCTGGTCCACATTTTGCATTTCACTTCACTAAAAAGGATGAAATAGAAAGAATTCATTCTTCTCTAAAAAATCAAGGTGTACAGGTTGGCGCTTTGCATGATCATCGAGATGGAACTTCTTCTTTTTACTTGAAAGATACAGAAGGTAATTGGTTGGAAATGCTTTATCACCCATCAACAGGAATTCCAACAAATCAATAG
- a CDS encoding endonuclease MutS2, with the protein MEFTINHDESAKTQIILESLELLEWPTVCNHLSTFAVTQQGRNKCKSFDLPLDISLSQELLSQTLEIGSLDISLDGGISFEGIHDLENILFICSKGGVAIGEDLLKVADTLRAARKLRKLIFDQLIRPRLSELLKDVATLPDLQKLLEFGLDEGGRIADRASPKLSELRRHRNSVRLQRKDILQDIIRKYGGLLQDSIISERYGRPVLAFKAGTSDQIKGMVHDSSASGNTIYVEPQVVISIGNRLAKIDSEISDEERRLLANWSKEVGFNADVIAHLGEILLQIEFALSRARYSRWLNGVPAILDENENTLFEIKDFRHPLLVWNDFHEKKNTVVPTTFDVPADLKVVAITGPNTGGKTVALKSIGLAVLMAKAGILLPCNGTPRLPWCKNILADIGDEQSLQQNLSTFSGHILRISRILDAIASSHGTTLVLLDEVGAGTDPSEGTALAMALLKIMADRARLTIATTHFGELKALKYSDSRFENASVSFDSETIKPTFHLQWGIPGRSNAIEISQRLGLDSEVIKRAQEFINPASVDNVNQVIKGLEKQRERQQSAAEDAAALLAKTELLHEELLDSWQKQRQQTERFNEQGRFKLESSIREGQKEVRHLIKRLRDQNASGETARIAGKRLRQMEKGYRSNRRVPHVPGWVPKIGDKVRLSSIGKAGEIISFSDDGMQLTVLCGVFRSKVNLMEVESLDGQKAEINPSVQVKTSQVRKNFSLVRTKKNTLDVRGLRVHEAEGVIEEKLRNCSGALWVIHGIGSGKLKKGLRKWFDSLSYVEKVADAEPHDGGPGCSVVWMVD; encoded by the coding sequence ATGGAATTTACAATAAATCATGATGAGTCTGCAAAAACACAAATAATTCTGGAGTCTTTGGAGTTACTTGAATGGCCAACTGTTTGTAACCATTTGTCTACATTCGCGGTTACCCAACAAGGTCGTAATAAATGTAAAAGCTTTGATTTGCCATTAGATATATCTCTTAGCCAAGAGCTATTGTCCCAAACGTTAGAAATTGGATCATTAGATATTTCTCTTGATGGAGGAATATCTTTTGAAGGTATTCATGATTTGGAAAATATTCTTTTTATATGCTCCAAAGGTGGTGTCGCAATAGGTGAGGATTTATTAAAAGTTGCTGATACTTTAAGAGCTGCTAGAAAATTACGAAAACTAATATTTGATCAATTAATACGTCCACGACTTTCTGAATTACTCAAAGATGTTGCAACTTTGCCTGATTTGCAAAAACTACTTGAATTTGGCCTGGATGAAGGTGGGCGAATTGCAGATCGTGCTAGTCCAAAACTTTCTGAATTACGACGCCATAGGAATTCGGTACGTCTTCAAAGAAAAGATATTCTTCAAGATATTATCCGGAAATATGGAGGATTACTTCAAGATAGTATTATTTCAGAGCGGTATGGAAGACCTGTTTTAGCATTTAAAGCTGGGACTTCCGACCAGATTAAGGGAATGGTTCATGATAGTTCCGCTTCAGGAAATACGATCTATGTCGAGCCACAAGTTGTCATATCAATAGGGAATCGTTTGGCAAAAATAGATTCTGAAATCTCAGATGAAGAGAGGAGACTTTTAGCTAATTGGAGTAAAGAGGTTGGGTTTAATGCCGATGTAATAGCTCATTTAGGAGAGATTCTTTTACAGATTGAGTTTGCATTGTCACGAGCTCGTTACTCTAGATGGCTTAACGGGGTACCAGCAATTCTTGATGAGAATGAAAATACACTATTTGAGATTAAAGATTTTCGTCATCCTTTATTAGTATGGAATGATTTTCATGAGAAAAAAAATACAGTAGTTCCAACCACTTTTGATGTTCCAGCTGATTTAAAAGTTGTTGCAATTACAGGTCCTAATACTGGAGGCAAAACAGTTGCGTTAAAAAGTATTGGTCTAGCAGTTTTAATGGCAAAAGCAGGAATACTTTTACCATGTAATGGCACACCAAGATTACCTTGGTGTAAAAATATTTTAGCCGATATTGGTGATGAGCAATCATTACAGCAAAATTTATCTACATTTAGTGGACATATTCTTCGTATAAGTCGAATACTCGATGCGATAGCTTCTTCCCATGGGACGACTCTTGTTCTTTTAGATGAAGTTGGAGCAGGAACTGATCCCTCTGAAGGTACAGCTTTGGCTATGGCTCTGTTAAAGATAATGGCAGATAGAGCACGACTAACTATTGCTACTACTCATTTTGGAGAATTAAAAGCACTGAAATATAGTGATTCAAGATTTGAAAATGCTTCAGTTTCTTTTGATAGTGAAACAATAAAACCAACCTTTCATTTGCAATGGGGCATTCCTGGTAGGAGTAATGCAATTGAGATTTCACAAAGACTTGGTCTTGATTCGGAAGTGATAAAACGTGCTCAAGAGTTTATCAATCCTGCAAGCGTTGATAATGTTAATCAAGTTATTAAAGGCTTAGAAAAACAACGTGAGCGGCAACAATCAGCAGCTGAAGATGCCGCGGCTTTATTGGCAAAAACTGAATTGTTACATGAAGAATTACTTGATAGTTGGCAGAAACAACGTCAACAAACGGAGAGGTTTAATGAACAAGGAAGGTTCAAACTGGAGTCATCAATTAGAGAAGGTCAAAAAGAAGTTAGACATTTGATTAAACGTTTGCGCGATCAAAATGCTAGTGGTGAAACAGCAAGAATTGCTGGTAAACGATTACGGCAAATGGAGAAGGGATATCGAAGTAATAGGCGGGTTCCGCATGTGCCGGGCTGGGTTCCGAAAATTGGGGACAAAGTTAGATTGTCTTCTATAGGTAAAGCAGGTGAAATAATTTCTTTCTCAGATGATGGAATGCAATTAACAGTATTGTGTGGGGTATTTCGAAGCAAAGTCAATTTAATGGAAGTAGAAAGTCTTGATGGTCAAAAGGCCGAAATAAATCCAAGTGTGCAAGTAAAAACTTCGCAGGTAAGAAAGAATTTTTCTTTAGTACGTACTAAAAAAAATACCTTAGATGTGAGGGGGTTACGCGTACATGAAGCCGAGGGAGTAATTGAAGAAAAATTGAGAAATTGTTCCGGAGCTTTATGGGTTATTCATGGAATTGGTTCTGGAAAACTAAAAAAAGGTTTGAGGAAATGGTTTGATTCACTTTCATATGTTGAAAAAGTAGCCGATGCTGAACCTCATGATGGAGGCCCTGGATGTAGTGTTGTGTGGATGGTTGATTGA
- the cgtA gene encoding Obg family GTPase CgtA — MQFIDQAIIDVKAGSGGDGISAFRREKYVPAGGPAGGDGGQGGNVVLEADDNLQTLLDFKFQKLISAENGQRGGPNKCTGASGKDTVLKVPCGTEVRHLSTNIILGDLTHKGQQLVVAFGGKGGFGNARYLSNSNRAPEKFTEGKAGEEWSLQLELKLLAEVGIIGLPNAGKSTLISVLSSARPKIADYPFTTLIPNLGVVRRPSGDGTVFADIPGLISGASKGIGLGHDFLRHIERTKVLLHLIDSASTDPINDFETINEELTSYGHGLISRPRIFVLNKKELLKENEIKKLLNKIEKLTMKKVHIISAVTKFGLDDLLSSIWNELGY; from the coding sequence ATGCAATTTATTGATCAGGCTATTATCGATGTCAAAGCAGGTTCAGGTGGTGATGGTATCTCTGCTTTTAGAAGAGAAAAGTATGTTCCAGCAGGTGGTCCTGCGGGAGGAGATGGAGGGCAAGGAGGAAATGTTGTTTTAGAGGCTGATGATAATTTGCAAACTCTTTTGGATTTCAAATTTCAGAAATTAATTTCTGCCGAGAATGGCCAACGAGGTGGTCCCAATAAATGCACTGGAGCATCAGGAAAAGACACTGTACTTAAAGTTCCATGCGGAACAGAGGTAAGACATCTCTCTACAAATATTATTCTTGGTGATTTAACTCATAAAGGCCAACAACTCGTTGTCGCGTTTGGTGGAAAAGGAGGTTTCGGGAACGCTCGCTATTTATCAAATAGCAATAGAGCTCCAGAAAAATTTACTGAAGGAAAAGCAGGTGAAGAATGGTCATTGCAATTGGAATTAAAACTTTTAGCAGAAGTAGGAATTATTGGTTTGCCTAATGCAGGCAAAAGTACTTTGATTTCTGTACTCTCTTCTGCAAGACCAAAGATTGCTGATTATCCATTTACAACTTTAATTCCTAATCTCGGAGTAGTAAGAAGACCCTCAGGAGATGGAACAGTTTTTGCAGATATTCCTGGTTTGATTTCTGGAGCCTCAAAAGGTATTGGACTAGGGCATGATTTTCTTCGACATATTGAACGCACAAAGGTTTTACTGCATTTAATTGACTCAGCATCAACCGATCCGATAAATGATTTTGAAACCATTAATGAGGAATTAACGTCTTACGGTCATGGTTTGATTTCTAGGCCTAGAATTTTTGTTCTGAATAAAAAAGAACTCTTAAAAGAGAATGAAATTAAAAAACTTCTAAATAAAATTGAGAAACTAACTATGAAAAAGGTACATATAATTTCCGCAGTAACGAAATTTGGTCTGGATGATTTGTTGAGTTCTATTTGGAACGAACTTGGATATTAA
- a CDS encoding CP12 domain-containing protein — translation MKTIDEHIKKDESEIQQAKAQGNESKLHHLEDELNSLKEYKEHHPEDKHDPNALELFCDANPDEPECLVYDD, via the coding sequence ATGAAAACCATTGACGAGCATATTAAAAAAGATGAATCTGAAATCCAACAAGCCAAAGCCCAGGGGAATGAATCTAAGCTGCATCACTTAGAAGATGAACTTAACTCTCTTAAGGAATATAAGGAACACCATCCTGAAGACAAGCATGATCCAAATGCACTTGAACTTTTCTGCGACGCCAACCCTGACGAACCTGAATGCTTGGTATACGACGATTAA
- a CDS encoding DUF2301 domain-containing membrane protein has translation MKTLNSYLQPSNSIKGVYGDFIVTSNDKKEVIFYRLSILFCGLFFSIGIAQWYANGSDQIWVWLIGMLISTGFSLKWIHIYLRPLHQILTIFWGLGCIGFLILSYHFGVTNLIDGIRENPKSILLIGPLFASLTGIGFKEFFCFRRIEAIGITIFIPIALTGYLTELANESFTFTMLVVSSFLLLILGIRKFNLPAEADIGDKSVFDFLEIQRKLKASQ, from the coding sequence ATGAAAACATTAAATTCCTATCTTCAACCTTCAAATTCAATTAAAGGAGTTTATGGGGATTTCATAGTAACTTCTAACGATAAAAAAGAAGTTATATTTTACCGATTATCAATTTTATTCTGCGGATTATTCTTTTCAATAGGAATAGCTCAATGGTATGCAAATGGATCTGATCAAATATGGGTTTGGCTAATTGGCATGTTAATAAGTACGGGATTTAGTCTTAAGTGGATTCACATATATTTAAGACCTTTACATCAAATACTAACAATTTTCTGGGGACTAGGTTGTATTGGATTTTTAATACTTTCATATCATTTTGGAGTAACAAATCTCATCGATGGTATTAGAGAAAATCCAAAATCGATATTACTTATAGGTCCACTTTTTGCCTCTTTAACGGGGATTGGTTTCAAAGAGTTTTTTTGTTTTAGAAGAATTGAAGCAATAGGTATAACGATCTTTATTCCAATTGCTTTAACTGGATATTTAACTGAATTAGCTAATGAAAGTTTTACTTTTACAATGCTAGTGGTGTCGTCCTTTCTATTGCTAATATTGGGAATAAGAAAATTCAACCTACCAGCAGAGGCAGATATAGGAGATAAGAGCGTTTTTGATTTTTTAGAAATCCAAAGGAAGCTAAAAGCATCTCAATAG
- a CDS encoding glutathione S-transferase family protein, whose amino-acid sequence MATPPILVKAAKEIWNCEWKILMNGLGPSDSQGNYKRPKNVQPKIQIPTKDDLENRDMDQMPYLIVGKSCPWAHRVWIIHKIKGLKATINLNIAQVNTSSGRWIFQPKLKGCKTLQDLYKKCNNYQIKRATVPMLFDPGKEAKSKFRIINNESADLLEILNKWPVNTNNMDLNPKIHHKKILNWQNLIQENINNGVYKCGFARNQKAYEKASKDLFSTLNIIEESLKLNGPWLCGEDLTIADIRLFPTLIRWESVYEPLFKCSKQPIKSFSNIIKWRKTIFNLYNIEETCNADTWRKDYFGALFPLNPSSIIPQGESIRKIVNQ is encoded by the coding sequence ATGGCTACACCACCAATACTTGTTAAAGCAGCTAAAGAAATTTGGAATTGCGAATGGAAGATTTTGATGAATGGGCTTGGACCTTCAGATTCTCAAGGGAACTACAAGAGGCCTAAGAACGTCCAACCAAAAATTCAAATCCCCACCAAAGATGATTTAGAAAATAGAGATATGGATCAAATGCCATATTTGATTGTTGGCAAAAGTTGTCCCTGGGCTCACAGGGTATGGATAATACATAAAATAAAAGGTTTAAAAGCTACTATTAATCTAAATATCGCTCAAGTGAACACCTCTAGCGGTAGATGGATATTTCAACCCAAGCTAAAAGGATGCAAAACACTTCAAGATCTATATAAAAAATGTAATAACTACCAAATCAAAAGAGCTACTGTACCAATGTTATTTGATCCAGGTAAAGAGGCTAAATCAAAATTCAGAATAATAAATAATGAAAGCGCTGACCTATTAGAGATTCTAAACAAATGGCCTGTAAATACTAATAATATGGACCTCAATCCCAAAATACATCATAAAAAAATATTGAATTGGCAGAATCTAATTCAAGAAAATATTAATAATGGAGTTTATAAATGTGGATTTGCAAGAAACCAAAAAGCTTATGAAAAAGCATCTAAAGATTTGTTCTCAACTCTTAATATTATCGAAGAGAGTCTTAAGTTAAATGGGCCTTGGCTATGTGGAGAAGATTTAACAATTGCCGATATAAGGCTGTTTCCTACTCTAATCAGATGGGAATCTGTTTATGAGCCACTATTCAAGTGCAGCAAGCAGCCAATTAAATCATTTTCAAATATAATAAAATGGAGAAAAACTATTTTTAATTTATACAATATTGAAGAAACATGTAATGCAGATACTTGGAGAAAAGATTATTTTGGAGCTTTATTTCCATTAAATCCAAGTAGTATTATTCCACAAGGTGAAAGTATAAGAAAAATTGTCAATCAGTAA
- a CDS encoding aspartoacylase yields MMQLQVLLVAGTHGNEINGIFLFDQWKKSPFLINTHGIKTFKVIGNPEAQKAGKRYIHQDLNRSFQEESMLSISSSNFEGNRANELVNLYGEEGENPCQIALDFHTTTASMGSCLVVYGRRDADLALAALIQNQLGLPIYIHESDQKQTGFLVESWPCGLVIEIGPIGQGLLNSRIISQTKLILEAFMEQIHQVQNLTFYPPEKLIIHRHIKSIDFPRDEQGNIDGYVHSLRQSKDWQELKKNDELFFKLNGEIIGFEEEEPYVPVFINEAAYVEKNIAMSFTKRELWDCKKEWKQSLIDLVHQK; encoded by the coding sequence ATGATGCAGCTACAGGTGCTTCTAGTGGCTGGTACACATGGTAATGAGATAAACGGTATTTTTCTTTTCGATCAATGGAAAAAATCACCTTTTTTAATCAATACTCACGGAATTAAAACTTTTAAGGTAATTGGAAATCCAGAAGCGCAAAAGGCTGGAAAAAGATACATCCACCAAGATTTGAATAGGAGTTTCCAAGAAGAATCAATGCTATCTATTAGTTCTTCAAATTTTGAGGGAAATAGAGCAAATGAATTAGTCAATCTTTACGGAGAGGAAGGAGAAAACCCCTGTCAAATAGCATTAGACTTCCATACGACAACAGCTTCCATGGGAAGTTGTTTGGTTGTTTATGGCAGAAGAGATGCAGATTTAGCTCTGGCTGCTTTAATTCAAAATCAATTAGGCTTACCAATATATATTCATGAATCTGATCAAAAACAAACAGGTTTTTTAGTTGAATCTTGGCCTTGTGGACTTGTTATTGAAATTGGCCCTATAGGACAGGGCCTTTTGAATTCAAGAATTATTTCGCAAACAAAATTGATTCTTGAGGCTTTTATGGAACAAATTCATCAAGTTCAGAACTTAACTTTCTATCCCCCTGAAAAGTTAATAATTCATAGGCATATTAAAAGCATTGATTTTCCAAGAGATGAACAAGGCAATATTGATGGATATGTTCATTCTCTAAGACAATCAAAGGATTGGCAGGAATTGAAGAAAAACGATGAATTGTTTTTTAAATTAAATGGAGAAATAATTGGATTTGAAGAAGAAGAACCTTACGTGCCTGTTTTTATTAATGAAGCAGCGTATGTGGAAAAAAACATCGCTATGAGCTTTACTAAAAGAGAATTATGGGATTGTAAAAAAGAATGGAAACAATCACTTATTGATCTAGTACATCAGAAATAA
- the psbA gene encoding photosystem II q(b) protein, producing the protein MTTIQQQRSSLLKGWPQFCEWVTSTNNRIYVGWFGVLMIPCLLAATTCFIVAFIAAPPVDIDGIREPVAGSFMYGNNIISGAVVPSSNAIGLHFYPIWEAATLDEWLYNGGPYQLVIFHFLIGISAYMGRQWELSYRLGMRPWICVAYSAPVSAAFAVFLVYPFGQGSFSDGMPLGISGTFNFMFVFQAEHNILMHPFHMAGVAGMFGGALFSAMHGSLVTSSLIRETTGLDSQNYGYKFGQEEETYNIVAAHGYFGRLIFQYASFNNSRSLHFFLASWPVICVWLTSMGICTMAFNLNGFNFNQSVVDTSGKVVPTWGDVLNRANLGMEVMHERNAHNFPLDLAAAESTSVALVAPAIG; encoded by the coding sequence ATGACCACCATTCAGCAGCAACGTTCTTCGTTGCTCAAAGGTTGGCCACAATTCTGCGAGTGGGTTACTTCTACCAACAACCGTATCTATGTCGGTTGGTTCGGTGTATTGATGATCCCTTGTCTTCTTGCGGCAACAACTTGTTTCATCGTTGCATTTATCGCTGCTCCTCCAGTTGATATCGACGGTATCCGTGAGCCAGTAGCTGGTTCATTCATGTATGGAAACAACATCATTTCTGGTGCTGTTGTTCCTTCAAGTAACGCTATCGGCCTTCACTTCTACCCAATCTGGGAAGCAGCAACTCTTGATGAGTGGCTATATAACGGTGGCCCTTACCAGCTTGTAATCTTCCACTTCCTTATCGGTATCTCTGCATACATGGGACGTCAGTGGGAGCTTTCATACCGTTTAGGTATGCGCCCATGGATCTGTGTTGCTTACTCAGCTCCTGTATCAGCAGCTTTCGCTGTATTCCTTGTTTACCCATTCGGTCAGGGTTCATTCTCTGATGGTATGCCTCTAGGAATTTCTGGAACATTCAACTTCATGTTCGTTTTCCAGGCTGAGCACAACATCTTGATGCACCCATTCCACATGGCTGGTGTAGCAGGTATGTTCGGTGGTGCTTTGTTCTCTGCAATGCACGGTTCTTTGGTTACTTCATCACTTATCCGTGAGACCACAGGACTTGATTCACAGAACTACGGTTACAAGTTTGGACAAGAAGAAGAGACATACAACATCGTTGCAGCTCATGGCTACTTCGGTCGTTTGATCTTCCAATATGCAAGCTTCAACAACAGCCGTAGCCTTCACTTCTTCTTGGCTTCATGGCCAGTGATTTGTGTTTGGTTGACATCTATGGGCATCTGCACCATGGCGTTCAACTTGAACGGTTTCAACTTCAACCAGTCTGTAGTTGATACTTCAGGCAAGGTTGTACCAACCTGGGGTGATGTACTTAACCGTGCAAACCTTGGTATGGAAGTAATGCACGAGCGTAATGCTCACAACTTCCCACTTGACCTAGCAGCTGCTGAGTCTACTTCTGTAGCTCTTGTTGCACCTGCAATCGGTTAA